In a genomic window of Corynebacterium coyleae:
- the rpsD gene encoding 30S ribosomal protein S4: MARYTGPATRKSRRLRVDLVGGDMSFERRPYPPGQAGRARIKESEYLLQLQEKQKARFTYGVMEKQFRRYYEEANRRPGKTGDNLLILLESRLDNVVYRAGLAKTRRQARQLVSHGHFTVNGKSIDVPSFAVTQYDIIDVREKSRNMLWFEEAQDNLLDAVVPAWLQVVPDTLRILVHQLPERAQIEVPLQEQLIVELYSK, from the coding sequence ATGGCTCGTTACACCGGCCCTGCTACCCGTAAGTCCCGTCGCCTCCGCGTCGACCTCGTCGGCGGCGACATGTCCTTCGAGCGTCGCCCGTACCCTCCGGGGCAGGCTGGTCGCGCTCGCATCAAGGAATCCGAGTACCTGCTCCAGCTGCAGGAGAAGCAGAAGGCTCGCTTCACCTACGGCGTGATGGAGAAGCAGTTCCGTCGCTACTACGAAGAAGCGAACCGTCGTCCGGGCAAGACCGGCGACAACCTGCTCATCCTGCTGGAGTCCCGTCTGGACAACGTTGTCTACCGTGCTGGTCTGGCTAAGACCCGCCGTCAGGCACGTCAGCTCGTGTCCCACGGCCACTTCACGGTCAACGGCAAGAGCATCGACGTTCCGTCGTTCGCGGTAACGCAGTACGACATCATCGACGTCCGTGAGAAGTCCCGCAACATGCTGTGGTTCGAAGAGGCTCAGGACAACCTCCTGGACGCTGTCGTTCCGGCTTGGCTGCAGGTCGTTCCGGACACCCTGCGCATCCTCGTGCACCAGTTGCCCGAGCGCGCTCAGATCGAGGTGCCGCTGCAGGAGCAGCTCATCGTCGAGCTTTACTCGAAGTAA
- the rpsK gene encoding 30S ribosomal protein S11 produces MATQTRSGARRGRRIVKKNVAAGHAYIKSTFNNTIVSITDPQGNVISWASSGHVGFKGSRKSTPFAAQMAAENAARKAMDHGMKKVDVFVKGPGSGRETAIRSLQAAGLEVSSISDVTPQPFNGCRPPKRRRV; encoded by the coding sequence ATGGCTACTCAGACTCGTTCCGGTGCACGTCGCGGACGTCGCATCGTCAAGAAGAACGTGGCCGCAGGCCACGCATACATCAAGTCCACCTTCAACAACACCATCGTGTCCATCACGGACCCGCAGGGCAACGTCATCTCCTGGGCGTCCTCCGGCCACGTTGGCTTCAAGGGCTCCCGTAAGTCCACGCCGTTCGCTGCGCAGATGGCTGCAGAGAACGCTGCCCGCAAGGCAATGGACCATGGCATGAAGAAGGTCGACGTTTTCGTCAAGGGTCCGGGCTCCGGCCGCGAGACCGCTATCCGTTCGCTCCAGGCTGCCGGCCTGGAGGTGTCTTCGATCTCCGACGTGACGCCTCAGCCGTTCAACGGCTGCCGTCCGCCGAAGCGTCGTCGCGTTTAA
- a CDS encoding DUF6541 family protein: MTTAAAAWFAVVFFLLPGFLVAWVAGLRVPAAVTTALPVTFGVIGVSSWMWGVTSAPFNLWTFGVSMVLALAVAGGWRYAFARKARRGGDVPWHRALFPGKVEWTHWGIPFVGVAVAAWMAVTDRLSWLAQMPNGADNIVQGWDSQWHANAVRFVMETGVASSTRMGELQNFETHARLFYPSGFHAGVALFAEAAGLEPIRAVNIASTVLPAVALPLTMVSLVFAFMRSTGLTAQIAAAFAAIMAYAAPQLLWVPDYVGMWPYLFAMTLTGIVVWQFLEVPARHAGALPAAIGFLGVLCTHPAAVTVVVLGVIFAWATSLLVRPVRSRRSDTVWMALPAAAATLVFLPQVLAGSDQASEVASWAPQEKLGRGGAWGSAFRMDTRHVSQFFPDFDPTVMLWLAGAGALALVLWRGQVWPVLLYVVSLAVTANALTPFDNAWGDVLAMVGNLHYSTGHRLIMPVVMCVWAAAAIGIAVIIRLVTFAPLATRTGTGQRATVLASIAVAVIAGSAAVPQVRNHTEAGAQDAFATPRQSGRMVSADDLQVFDWLATQDAAWEGTIMGDPADGYSWMYAYNGLPSVSRHYLWPTGGIGSAHDTIFQHADFIGEDNGEVVEQALKDLNVRFFVLSPGSFWADQKPQYPMLRAFWASNGVTPVYRKGTTSVFAVNSEFSTAQLRAMRKDGQDHGSDELFELEDAGVAAW, translated from the coding sequence ATGACCACAGCAGCCGCAGCATGGTTTGCAGTTGTGTTTTTCCTGCTTCCCGGATTCCTGGTGGCGTGGGTTGCAGGCCTCCGAGTTCCTGCAGCGGTGACCACGGCGCTGCCGGTGACCTTCGGTGTTATCGGAGTGTCGTCGTGGATGTGGGGCGTGACTAGTGCGCCGTTTAACCTGTGGACGTTCGGGGTGAGCATGGTGCTTGCCCTCGCGGTGGCTGGCGGGTGGCGCTATGCGTTTGCACGCAAGGCCCGCCGCGGTGGTGATGTGCCGTGGCACCGTGCGCTTTTTCCCGGCAAGGTGGAGTGGACGCACTGGGGCATTCCGTTTGTCGGGGTAGCGGTCGCGGCGTGGATGGCAGTTACGGACCGGCTGTCGTGGTTGGCTCAGATGCCCAACGGTGCGGACAATATCGTCCAGGGGTGGGATTCGCAGTGGCATGCGAATGCGGTGCGGTTTGTGATGGAGACGGGCGTGGCGTCGTCGACACGCATGGGCGAGCTGCAGAACTTCGAAACGCACGCGCGGCTGTTCTACCCGTCGGGATTCCACGCGGGTGTTGCTCTCTTTGCGGAGGCTGCTGGACTTGAGCCGATTCGGGCGGTCAACATCGCGTCGACGGTGCTGCCAGCGGTGGCACTGCCGCTGACCATGGTGAGTCTGGTGTTCGCGTTTATGCGCTCGACTGGGCTCACCGCGCAGATTGCCGCCGCGTTTGCCGCGATCATGGCGTACGCGGCCCCGCAGCTGCTGTGGGTGCCCGACTACGTGGGGATGTGGCCGTACCTGTTTGCGATGACCCTGACCGGCATCGTGGTTTGGCAGTTCCTTGAAGTTCCGGCACGGCATGCGGGTGCGCTGCCTGCTGCGATCGGGTTCCTTGGCGTGTTGTGCACACACCCGGCTGCGGTGACCGTGGTGGTACTCGGCGTCATCTTTGCGTGGGCGACGTCGCTGCTGGTTCGCCCGGTGCGCTCGCGTCGCAGCGATACGGTGTGGATGGCACTCCCGGCAGCCGCGGCAACGCTCGTGTTTTTGCCCCAAGTGCTGGCGGGGTCGGACCAGGCGAGTGAGGTTGCCTCGTGGGCGCCGCAGGAGAAACTAGGCCGCGGCGGCGCGTGGGGGAGTGCGTTTCGGATGGACACCCGGCACGTCTCTCAGTTTTTCCCGGACTTCGACCCGACGGTGATGCTGTGGCTCGCCGGTGCAGGCGCGCTGGCGTTGGTGCTGTGGCGCGGCCAGGTGTGGCCTGTGCTGTTGTATGTGGTTTCGCTTGCGGTGACCGCAAATGCGCTCACACCATTCGATAACGCGTGGGGCGATGTACTGGCCATGGTGGGCAACCTGCACTACAGCACGGGGCACCGGCTGATCATGCCGGTGGTGATGTGCGTGTGGGCAGCGGCCGCCATCGGCATTGCTGTGATTATCCGCCTTGTCACCTTCGCTCCACTCGCAACACGAACCGGTACGGGGCAGCGAGCCACGGTGCTGGCGTCGATCGCGGTGGCGGTGATCGCCGGGTCGGCGGCGGTGCCACAGGTACGCAACCACACTGAGGCTGGTGCACAGGACGCGTTTGCTACCCCGCGCCAAAGCGGACGGATGGTAAGCGCGGATGACCTCCAGGTGTTTGACTGGTTGGCGACCCAGGACGCAGCGTGGGAAGGCACGATCATGGGTGATCCTGCGGATGGATATTCGTGGATGTATGCCTACAACGGGTTGCCGTCGGTTTCCCGGCACTACCTATGGCCGACCGGCGGGATTGGCTCAGCGCACGACACAATTTTCCAGCACGCGGACTTCATCGGAGAAGACAACGGCGAAGTGGTGGAGCAGGCGCTGAAGGACTTGAACGTACGGTTCTTTGTGCTCAGCCCGGGGTCGTTTTGGGCGGACCAGAAACCGCAGTATCCGATGCTGCGGGCGTTCTGGGCGTCAAACGGGGTGACGCCGGTGTATCGCAAGGGCACGACGTCGGTGTTTGCGGTCAACAGCGAGTTCTCCACCGCCCAGTTGCGGGCGATGCGCAAAGACGGACAGGACCACGGCTCGGATGAGCTATTCGAGCTTGAAGATGCCGGTGTAGCCGCCTGGTAG
- the rpsM gene encoding 30S ribosomal protein S13, with translation MARLAGVDLPRNKRMEIALTYIYGIGATRSKELLEKTGISPDLRTDDLSDDQLSALRDAIESSYTVEGDLRREVQADIRRKIEIGSYQGMRHRRGLPVRGQRTKTNARTRKGPKKTIAGKKK, from the coding sequence ATGGCACGTCTAGCTGGTGTTGATCTCCCGCGCAATAAGCGCATGGAGATCGCTCTCACCTACATCTATGGCATCGGTGCAACCCGATCCAAGGAACTGCTCGAGAAGACGGGCATTTCTCCGGACCTGCGCACGGACGATCTGAGCGATGACCAGCTCTCCGCTCTGCGTGACGCGATTGAGTCCTCCTACACCGTCGAGGGCGACCTGCGCCGCGAGGTTCAGGCAGACATCCGCCGCAAGATCGAAATCGGCTCCTACCAGGGCATGCGCCACCGTCGTGGCCTGCCTGTCCGCGGCCAGCGCACCAAGACCAATGCGCGTACCCGCAAGGGCCCGAAGAAGACCATCGCAGGAAAGAAGAAGTAA
- the truA gene encoding tRNA pseudouridine(38-40) synthase TruA, which yields MDETMRLRLDIAYDGTDFHGWARQKSGIRTVQQTIEEALSLVLRSSVSLTVAGRTDAGVHASGQTAHVDIPRSSLDQRSIEGDPGRLVRRLAKLLPEDVRVFNVEEAPEGFDARFSALARTYVYRVTTHPAGALPTRARDTAVWPKPINLETTQACADALVGLNNFAAFCRPKEHATTIRDVHSFEWSQVEDTVYEARIVADAFCWNMVRALTATCLTVGEGRRGSDWPKELLLRDERAPEVPLAPARGLTLVGVEYPADSELAARAEATRARREM from the coding sequence ATGGATGAGACGATGCGGCTGCGATTGGATATCGCCTACGATGGCACCGATTTTCACGGTTGGGCGCGCCAGAAAAGCGGCATCCGCACAGTCCAACAGACCATCGAAGAGGCGTTGAGCCTGGTGCTGCGTAGTAGCGTCTCCCTTACCGTCGCTGGACGCACCGACGCAGGAGTCCATGCCTCGGGACAGACCGCCCATGTGGATATTCCTCGCAGCAGCCTTGATCAGCGTTCGATTGAGGGGGACCCGGGACGGTTGGTTCGTCGATTAGCAAAACTGCTCCCGGAAGACGTCCGCGTATTTAATGTCGAGGAAGCGCCAGAGGGGTTTGACGCGCGTTTCTCGGCGTTGGCCCGCACCTACGTATATCGGGTGACTACGCATCCGGCAGGTGCGTTGCCAACACGGGCGCGCGATACGGCGGTGTGGCCAAAACCTATCAACCTTGAGACGACACAGGCGTGTGCCGATGCGCTTGTGGGCTTGAACAACTTTGCGGCGTTTTGCCGCCCGAAGGAGCATGCCACCACGATCCGCGACGTGCATTCTTTCGAGTGGTCGCAGGTCGAGGACACCGTGTACGAAGCGCGCATTGTTGCGGATGCGTTTTGCTGGAATATGGTTCGCGCGCTGACCGCGACGTGTTTAACCGTCGGGGAGGGCCGCCGGGGGAGTGACTGGCCAAAGGAGCTCTTGCTTCGCGACGAACGCGCGCCCGAAGTCCCACTCGCTCCCGCTCGTGGCCTGACGTTGGTCGGCGTCGAGTATCCCGCTGATTCTGAGTTAGCTGCCCGCGCCGAAGCTACCCGCGCGCGTCGCGAGATGTAG
- the infA gene encoding translation initiation factor IF-1, which yields MAKEGAIEVEGRIVEPLKNAMFRVELDNGHEVLAHISGKMRQHYIRILPEDRVVVELSPYDLERGRITYRYK from the coding sequence ATGGCAAAAGAAGGCGCAATCGAGGTTGAGGGCCGCATCGTCGAGCCCCTGAAGAACGCCATGTTCCGTGTCGAACTCGACAATGGGCACGAGGTTCTCGCCCACATCAGTGGCAAGATGCGCCAGCACTACATCCGCATCCTCCCTGAGGACCGTGTCGTGGTGGAGCTCTCTCCCTACGACCTGGAACGCGGGCGTATCACTTACCGCTACAAGTAA
- the rplQ gene encoding 50S ribosomal protein L17: MPTPKKGARLGGSASHQKHILANLAQSLFENGAIKTTDAKARAVRPYAEKLITKAKKGTVADRRAVLAELPNKQVVNYLFNELAPKFENREGGYTRSIKLPNRSGDNAPMTQISLVLEETVTTEATRAARAAASRQAEEAKAEEAPAEETTEAPAEETAAEEEK, from the coding sequence ATGCCTACCCCCAAGAAGGGTGCCCGCCTCGGAGGGTCCGCCTCGCACCAGAAGCACATTCTGGCCAACCTGGCGCAGTCCCTCTTCGAGAACGGCGCTATCAAGACGACGGACGCTAAGGCACGCGCCGTGCGTCCGTACGCTGAGAAGCTGATCACCAAGGCGAAGAAGGGCACTGTGGCTGACCGCCGCGCAGTCCTCGCTGAGCTGCCGAACAAGCAGGTTGTTAACTACCTGTTCAACGAGCTCGCGCCGAAGTTCGAGAACCGTGAGGGCGGCTACACCCGCTCCATCAAGCTCCCGAACCGCTCCGGTGACAACGCTCCGATGACCCAGATTTCCCTGGTGCTCGAGGAGACCGTTACCACCGAGGCAACCCGCGCTGCACGCGCAGCTGCATCCCGCCAGGCTGAGGAGGCCAAGGCTGAGGAGGCTCCGGCAGAGGAGACCACCGAGGCTCCGGCAGAGGAGACCGCTGCTGAGGAAGAGAAGTAA
- a CDS encoding DNA-directed RNA polymerase subunit alpha yields MLISQRPELTEEYIDTNRSKFVIEPLEPGFGYTLGNSLRRTLLSSIPGAAVTSIKIDGVLHEFTTINGVKENVSEIILNIKDLVLSSDFDEPVVMQLAVEGPGDVTAGDIEPPAGVEIHNPDLHIASLNEQARLEMELVVERGRGYVPAMPNSGGEAGRIPVDQIYSPVTRVAYKVEATRVEQRTDFDKLIIDVETKNSMTARDALASAGSTLVELFGLARELNTAAEGIEIGPSAQESEYIAAYSTPIEDLNFSVRSYNCLKRQEIHTVGELAEYSETDLLDIRNFGQKSINEVKIKLANLGLTLKDAPEDFDPTQLEGYDAETGDFVDDGADETE; encoded by the coding sequence ATGCTCATCTCTCAGCGTCCTGAATTGACCGAGGAGTACATCGATACCAACCGCTCGAAGTTCGTCATCGAGCCGCTCGAGCCTGGTTTCGGTTACACCCTGGGCAACTCCCTGCGTCGCACGCTGCTGTCGTCCATCCCGGGCGCAGCCGTGACGTCCATCAAGATCGACGGTGTGCTCCACGAGTTCACCACGATCAACGGTGTCAAGGAGAATGTCTCCGAGATCATCCTCAACATCAAGGACCTCGTGCTGTCTTCCGACTTTGACGAGCCGGTAGTCATGCAGCTTGCAGTCGAGGGGCCGGGCGACGTCACCGCAGGTGACATCGAGCCACCGGCAGGCGTGGAGATTCACAACCCGGATCTGCACATCGCCTCCCTTAACGAGCAGGCACGCCTGGAGATGGAGCTTGTTGTCGAGCGCGGCCGTGGCTACGTCCCGGCTATGCCGAACTCCGGTGGAGAGGCCGGCCGTATCCCGGTCGACCAGATTTACTCGCCGGTGACCCGTGTTGCTTACAAGGTTGAGGCAACTCGTGTTGAGCAGCGCACCGACTTTGACAAGCTCATCATCGACGTTGAGACGAAGAACTCGATGACCGCACGTGACGCGCTCGCGTCGGCTGGTTCCACCCTGGTGGAGCTCTTCGGCCTGGCTCGTGAGCTCAACACCGCTGCAGAGGGCATCGAGATCGGCCCGTCGGCTCAGGAGTCCGAGTACATCGCTGCGTACTCCACGCCGATCGAGGATCTGAACTTCTCTGTTCGTTCCTACAACTGCCTGAAGCGTCAGGAGATCCACACCGTGGGCGAGCTTGCTGAGTACAGCGAGACCGACCTGCTGGACATCCGCAACTTCGGCCAGAAGTCGATCAACGAGGTCAAGATCAAGCTCGCTAACCTGGGCCTGACCTTGAAGGACGCTCCGGAAGATTTCGACCCGACCCAGCTCGAAGGCTACGACGCCGAAACTGGCGATTTCGTGGACGACGGCGCGGACGAGACCGAGTAA